A single Aspergillus chevalieri M1 DNA, chromosome 3, nearly complete sequence DNA region contains:
- a CDS encoding purine-cytosine permease family protein (COG:P;~EggNog:ENOG410Q1CW;~InterPro:IPR001248,IPR026030,IPR038271;~PFAM:PF02133;~TransMembrane:11 (o72-95i102-121o178-202i209-228o248-268i280-305o325-348i369-390o396-416i439-460o472-492i);~go_component: GO:0016020 - membrane [Evidence IEA];~go_component: GO:0016021 - integral component of membrane [Evidence IEA];~go_function: GO:0022857 - transmembrane transporter activity [Evidence IEA];~go_process: GO:0055085 - transmembrane transport [Evidence IEA]) gives MGPDIEKDQRVQQVRTDSQDEPERENPSINLVHKSRYEKWAENISGLEVRGIEPIPLEERRKPTTWAALEMLVMWFSMGMAINNITAGSMGTLVMKLSYKDAVICAICGNLLGNVAVGYMSTWGPRSGNRTLIVARYFMGYYPSKVCCALNILTNLGYGMMNCVVGGQLLSKVSGGHVSVIVGIIIVALASWIMATFGMSVFQFYERIAWLPQLMVLCIMAGTAWPQFDFDTASIGSPERVNAKRLSFFSLCFSVSLAWVPIAADYYVYYPPDIKRWKTWTVTVIGCFSMMITILMGVGLGTGVAHNPQWAAIYDGTPGGLLMAAYNRLGAFGSFCAIVNMVGVVSNNAPGSYSMSMNFQMLGNFWQRIPRPVFTILTTVIYAGCAIGGRNSLYQIFGNFLPLIGYWVIIWLMIVIEQDVLFNRGKDYDWSIWNNRRKLPVGIAAGISFLVGWAGAIVGMDQAYYTGPVAKAITGGCELGIWLGAGFTILAYPPLRMLEVRFCDR, from the exons ATGGGGCCAGACATCGAGAAGGACCAGCGGGTCCAACAAGTCCGCACCGACAGCCAAGACGAACCCGAGCGTGAAAATCCCTCCATCAACCTAGTCCACAAATCACGCTACGAAAAATGGGCCGAGAACATCAGCGGTCTGGAAGTCCGCGGCATCGAACCGATTCCCCTCGAAGAGCGCCGAAAGCCCACCACGTGGGCAGCATTGGAGATGCTAGTCATGTGGTTCAGCATGGGCATGGCCATAAACAATATTACCGCGGGGTCTATGGGGACACTTGTAATGAAGTTGAGTTATAAAGATGCGGTGATTTGTGCGATTTGTGGAAATCTTTTGGGGAATGTGGCTGTTGGGTATATGAGTACTTGGGGCCCGCGGAGTGGGAATCGGACTCTT ATTGTCGCACGCTACTTTATGGGATACTATCCTAGCAAGGTGTGCTGTGCGCTCAATATCTTGACGAATCTCGGATACGGCATGATGAACTGCGTGGTCGGAGGCCAACTGCTCTCCAAGGTATCAGGAGGGCACGTTTCCGTCATCGTCGGCATTATCATTGTCGCTCTTGCAAGCTGGATCATGGCCACCTTCGGAATGAGTGTGTTTCAGTTCTATGAGAG AATCGCATGGCTACCCCAACTTATGGTGCTCTGCATCATGGCGGGAACAGCATGGCCCCAATTTGATTTCGACACCGCGTCAATCGGATCCCCAGAGCGCGTCAACGCAAAGCGCCtatccttcttctcactcTGCTTCTCTGTCAGCCTAGCATGGGTCCCTATCGCCGCGGATTACTACGTATACTACCCACCCGACATTAAGCGCTGGAAGACATGGACCGTGACCGTAATTGGATGCTTCTCCATGATGATCACGATCCTTATGGGCGTTGGTCTCGGGACGGGTGTCGCGCATAATCCACAATGGGCAGCGATCTATGATGGTACGCCGGGAGGACTGCTAATGGCTGCTTATAACCGGCTTGGGGCGTTTGGGAGCTTCTGTGCTATTGTCAATATGGTGGGCGTGGTTTCGAATAATGCGCCTGGGTCGTACTCGATGTCGATGAATTTTCAGATGTTGGGGAACTTCTGGCAGAGGATTCCGAGGCCTGTGTTTACGATTCTCACTACCGTCATCTATGCGGGCTGTGCTATCGGTGGGCGGAACTCGTTGTACCAGATCTTTGGGAACTTCTTACCACTGATTGGGTATTGGGTTATTATCTGGCTCATGATTGTGATCGAGCAAGACGTGCTCTTCAACCGAGGTAAGGATTACGACTGGTCCATCTGGAATAATCGGAGGAAACTACCTGTTGGAATCGCAGCTGGTATATCGTTTCTGGTTGGCTGGGCCGGGGCAATTGTTGGCATG GACCAAGCGTACTACACCGGACCAGTCGCAAAAGCCATTACTGGTGGCTGTGAGCTGGGTATTTGGCTTGGTGCAGGCTTTACGATTCTTGCCTATCCTCCGTTGAGAATGTTGGAGGTGCGGTTTTGCGACCGCTGA
- a CDS encoding uncharacterized protein (COG:O;~EggNog:ENOG410QDCQ;~InterPro:IPR038169,IPR032752,IPR029071,IPR039869;~PFAM:PF16455), which produces MGCCFSFLSRDSNQPPHAIATAGITTTEEQHQQCTDASPTPEVHAATSSTIVSNTSASQIARPTTRRRGPPVNQFPLSEHFNAPIRPHVWYSKRRAWTRTQLDRERQEFFETRVTGRSEIWAALAAALSFMRESDLATAQSIIDAAGITVPTGDVCQGCYDEQGALYRLPQCIVSDPENMVQADRVDDYSDVDDDDMSKLADDDASGDELISDDLEKRRDEKGKTSERDLISVRARLSDRGGLDLVVSVGKNRSVSFIARKIRQEADIDHHQTVRIAYLGKVLRGHSSLPDQGWEPGHVINAFIAPRPSAS; this is translated from the exons ATG GGTTGTTGCTTCTCCTTTTTGTCGCGTGACAGTAACCAGCCGCCGCATGCGATTGCGACAGCAGGTATTACTACCACCGAAGAACAGCACCAACAATGCACAGACGCCTCGCCTACCCCCGAGGTCCATGCCGCCACAAGTTCCACCATTGTATCCAATACCTCTGCCTCGCAAATCGCCAGGCCGACCACTCGCCGCCGCGGGCCTCCGGTAAACCAGTTCCCCCTGAGTGAGCACTTTAATGCGCCGATCCGTCCGCATGTCTGGTACAGCAAACGTCGGGCGTGGACGCGCACTCAACTGGACCGCGAGCGACAGGAGTTCTTTGAGACTCGGGTGACGGGGCGGTCGGAGATATGGGCCGCTCTGGCGGCTGCGCTATCATTCATGCGTGAGAGTGACCTTGCAACGGCGCAGAGTATCATTGATGCCGCTGGTATCACTGTCCCTACGGGTGATGTCTGTCAGGGTTGTTATGATGAACAAGGGGCGCTGTACCGGTTGCCGCAGTGTATTGTGAGCGATCCGGAGAATATGGTGCAGGCGGATCGTGTGGATGATTACTCCGACGTGGACGACGATGATATGTCCAAATTGGCTGATGACGATGCATCAGGTGATGAGCTTATTTCAGATGATCTTGAGAAACGTCGGGATGAGAAGGGCAAGACCAGTGAGCGGGACCTCATTAGTGTAAGGGCTCGACTTAGCGACAGGGGTGGGCTAGATCTTGTCGTGTCTGTTGGAAAGAATCGAAGCGTTAGTTTCATTGCGCGCAAGATCCGACAAGAAGCCGAT ATCGACCATCATCAAACAGTCAGAATTGCATATCTAGGCAAAGTCCTCAGAGGACACTCATCATTACCAGACCAGGGTTGGGAGCCAGGCCATGTCATCAATGCATTCATCGCCCCTCGGCCTTCCGCGTCATGA
- a CDS encoding putative G-patch domain protein (COG:A;~EggNog:ENOG410PHY6;~InterPro:IPR000467,IPR035960;~PFAM:PF01585;~go_function: GO:0003676 - nucleic acid binding [Evidence IEA]): MDEEDLREAEEARELQTSSDFAGFGSTDADTMRRAGLMDLFKTGGETMGVKLLKKMGWREGQGIGPKVRRRANLDDRAAQSEETYLFAPDNPPMIAFVQKNDHKGLGYEREARLDESHGPGGKDTGEEDSDPFFGGRLKAPGKQEPSKPEGPRRGAFGVGVLNDTGSDDEDPYSIGPQISYNRVIGGDKKKKKKQKEKNGPGLATGSASNPLVSTKPVFISKKAMSARDPGRFRKCHDGRLPLDGFVLADLASLSISSQEKRYTPEVPSDWKSSKTPSQERDTSNYVSTADAAKASSLDPTSRAALLGEAQLPSKSIFDWMTPEARERIVKLTGKKDLPPALGEKAPKGYEMSESQKRQDLWDLVPKLDKQLAVQALTRAVSGWMPYSEDPDKRVRYRSFLEVRAGLRDILPERVPGSTTDEWVSELHEFARAAEVFKPMSGIMASRFTSASSGPKGSSDEAGSSSDNPLLSKPAEKPEDPAVAAAKIGMFGPMTRSTISFYPGRLLCKRFNVKPPSHVQQDPGEEQQPGGPPGFATGDRFQSAGYQAPTTGPKELVSRDVLNQLMVDSGRAEMGTTETTREQVVVEPERNEALEAERPGEAVFKAIFGSDDEDEEME, translated from the coding sequence atggatgaggaggattTGCGCGAGGCTGAGGAGGCGAGGGAACTCCAGACGAGTAGTGATTTTGCTGGCTTTGGGTCTACGGATGCGGATACTATGCGCCGTGCGGGATTGATGGATTTGTTCAAGACGGGTGGTGAGACTATGGGTGTCAAACTGTTGAAAAAGATGGGATGGCGAGAGGGTCAAGGCATCGGTCCGAAAGTGCGACGGAGAGCCAACCTCGATGACCGTGCTGCTCAAAGCGAAGAGACGTACCTGTTCGCACCGGATAACCCACCCATGATTGCCTTTGTCCAGAAAAACGACCACAAGGGGTTAGGATATGAAAGGGAAGCCCGTCTGGACGAGTCGCATGGCCCCGGAGGAAAGGACACGGGTGAAGAGGATTCAGATCCGTTCTTTGGCGGACGATTGAAAGCTCCTGGGAAGCAAGAGCCATCCAAGCCAGAGGGGCCACGTCGCGGCGCATttggtgtcggtgtcttgaACGATACTGGATCGGACGACGAGGACCCCTACTCTATCGGACCACAAATTTCCTACAATCGCGTCATCGGAGGggacaagaaaaagaaaaagaagcaaaaggagAAAAATGGGCCAGGACTGGCCACGGGTTCAGCATCCAACCCTCTCGTGAGCACCAAGCCAGTCTTCATTTCCAAGAAAGCCATGTCAGCCAGGGATCCTGGCCGCTTTAGGAAATGTCACGATGGTCGTTTACCTTTGGATGGATTTGTACTTGCAGACCTGGCTAGTCTCTCCATCTCGTCCCAGGAAAAACGATACACACCGGAAGTCCCTTCGGATTGGAAATCCAGCAAAACACCGTCGCAAGAGAGGGATACTTCGAATTACGTTTCTACGGCAGACGCTGCCAAAGCGTCTTCACTCGATCCTACATCCCGAGCAGCGCTTCTAGGAGAGGCGCAATTGCCTTCCAAATCCATCTTTGACTGGATGACTCCAGAAGCCCGGGAGAGGATAGTAAAATTAACCGGGAAAAAGGATCTACCGCCAGCTCTAGGCGAAAAAGCACCCAAGGGCTACGAAATGTCAGAATCCCAGAAACGACAAGATCTCTGGGATCTGGTTCCAAAACTAGACAAGCAGCTGGCCGTCCAAGCATTAACCCGAGCAGTCAGCGGCTGGATGCCCTACTCAGAGGATCCGGATAAACGCGTCCGTTACCGGTCTTTCCTTGAAGTGCGTGCTGGGCTTCGTGACATCCTTCCCGAACGAGTTCCCGGCTCGACGACCGACGAGTGGGTCTCCGAACTACACGAGTTCGCTCGAGCCGCAGAAGTCTTTAAACCAATGAGCGGTATCATGGCATCGCGATTCACATCCGCGTCCTCTGGTCCTAAAGGCTCGTCAGACGAAGCGGGATCCTCTTCGGATAACCCGCTACTCAGCAAACCCGCTGAAAAGCCTGAGGATCCTGCTGTGGCGGCCGCCAAAATTGGCATGTTCGGTCCGATGACCCGGAGCACAATATCGTTCTATCCAGGCCGTCTATTATGCAAACGGTTCAACGTGAAACCACCTTCTCATGTACAGCAAGATCCTGGGGAAGAACAGCAACCGGGAGGGCCACCTGGTTTCGCTACCGGCGACCGGTTCCAATCCGCGGGCTATCAGGCTCCTACCACCGGACCGAAGGAGTTGGTTTCGCGGGATGTTCTAAATCAGCTAATGGTGGATAGCGGTCGAGCAGAAATGGGTACGACTGAGACTACAAGAGAGCAGGTAGTCGTGGAGCCAGAACGTAATGAGGCTCTGGAGGCTGAGCGACCGGGCGAGGCGGTGTTCAAGGCAATATTTGGaagtgatgatgaagatgaggaaaTGGAGTAG
- the kin1 gene encoding putative serine/threonine protein kinase Kin1 (COG:T;~EggNog:ENOG410PFZJ;~InterPro:IPR017441,IPR008271,IPR001772,IPR028375, IPR000719,IPR011009;~PFAM:PF07714,PF02149,PF00069;~go_function: GO:0004672 - protein kinase activity [Evidence IEA];~go_function: GO:0005524 - ATP binding [Evidence IEA];~go_process: GO:0006468 - protein phosphorylation [Evidence IEA]) gives MSTAASSSASPTVVRSHSTSSRPQAHRPPSSDLPHRTRSVVVRPSTASQPSQPPHQSEHLQSPAQFRTQAYERHPPPVNQAVFDNLARRDPDSARGSLPPPTRRSYSRERSQERAAAYHTDTAPKRHQRNLSVQGHQRDSIDMATAGPATAEGSSGPPQAGSGAQVQSAASAAPKRRTMITTPSGQWALGKTIGAGSMGKVKLAKNMETGEQAAVKIVPRQSFEEHRSAREAERADRSKEIRTARESAIVSLVNHPYICGMRDVVRTTYHWYMLFEYVNGGQMLDYIISHGKLKEKQARKFARQIASALDYCHRNSIVHRDLKIENILISKTGDIKIIDFGLSNLFSPRSLLKTFCGSLYFAAPELLQARQYTGPEVDVWSFGIVLYVLVCGKVPFDDQSMPQLHAKIKKGNVEYPQGLTNECRHIISRMLVTDPKQRASLTEIMNHPWMNKGFSNPPENYLPTREPVQLPLDSDVVDKMTGFDFGSPEYITTQLTKVIESEEYQNAVNNYREQPPPSLPEKKRGMFDFYKRRNSASRDTLSNPSAEAVQLGNDPLNAYSPLLSVYYLVKEKIDRERAETKPGALGLPHGAGDSMLQMPDLPAPEAAHTNQYQVPGENDTGRRSRPRARTHGDDELGDGVKNLNLGPQSGQAASGQPGSQPGTPAKKESTAAGILRRFSTRRTKDRGRDTERPQFGHSHTPSLNVQPPADSASPLHRGFSMRRARRADPSPTNSGGSQAHNDHLKAPGSAEQASRSNKFLERSTSVSSAENRARRVARRGGDADTLDSSDGRQPPTTSGSDHVAVNDTAGRTSRAPTRTHSTRTVSLGHARRESIQARRARREAARESNVPEETDADISGAGTALESANEGEDLSKPVYLKGLFSVSTTSSKPLPVIRADIIRVLKQLSVNYQEIKGGFSCRHAPSIDLDKVVDVGPPSPDRQGQVSNHRRRISLGGLLNHDERTQRRSQQQNPPDRSFVSNSESDEYVTPRNQNVGERVVGETTTQVQSDTGENMILRFEILIVKVPLFSLHGIQFKKVAGGMWQYREMAKKILDALKL, from the exons ATGTCCACTGCTGCCTCATCGTCTGCGTCGCCAACGGTTGTTCGCAGCCATTCTACCTCGTCTCGTCCTCAAGCCCATCGTCCGCCCTCGTCCGATCTTCCCCATCGAACTAGAAGTGTCGTGGTTCGGCCCTCGACCGCATCCCAGCCTTCCCAGCCGCCCCATCAATCCGAACACCTCCAGTCCCCTGCCCAATTTAGAACCCAGGCCTATGAGCGCCATCCTCCCCCGGTCAATCAAGCTGTTTTTGACAATTTAGCTCGTCGCGATCCCGATTCCGCTAGAGGCAGTCTTCCGCCCCCGACCCGTCGCAGTTATTCCCGAGAACGTTCCCAGGAACGTGCCGCCGCATACCACACTGATACCGCCCCGAAGAGACATCAGCGCAACCTTTCCGTTCAGGGTCACCAACGCGACAGCATCGACATGGCTACGGCTGGTCCTGCCACCGCCGAAGGGTCTAGTGGCCCTCCGCAGGCGGGCTCTGGTGCGCAAGTGCAGTCAGCTGCGTCTGCGGCACCAAAACGTCGCACGATGATTACGACGCCATCCGGTCAGTGGGCGCTCGGGAAGACGATTGGTGCTGGGAGTATGGGAAAGGTAAAATTGGCAAAGAACATGGAAACCGGCGAACAG GCGGCCGTCAAAATCGTCCCAAGACAGTCCTTTGAAGAGCATCGCAGTGCGCGCGAGGCGGAAAGGGCCGATCGCTCCAAGGAAATCCGAACCGCCCGTGAATCCGCCATCGTCAGTCTCGTGAACCATCCGTACATCTGTGGCATGCGCGACGTCGTGCGCACCACCTACCATTGGTACATGCTGTTCGAATACGTCAACGGTGGCCAGATGCTCGACTATATTATTTCGCATGGCAAACTCAAAGAAAAGCAGGCTCGCAAGTTCGCTCGACAAATCGCCAGCGCGTTGGATTACTGTCATCGCAACAGCATTGTTCATCGCGATCTCAAGATTGAGAACATCCTGATCAGTAAAACGGGTGATATAAAGATCATCGACTTTGGTCTGAGCAATTTGTTTTCCCCAAGAAGCCTTCTCAAAACATTCTGTGGCAGTCTTTACTTTGCCGCTCCGGAACTGCTGCAGGCCAGGCAGTATACCGGACCCGAGGTTGATGTATGGAGTTTTGGAATTGTTTTATATGTCTTAGTATGCGGAAAGGTGCCTTTTGACGACCAAAGCATGCCGCAATTGCATGCGAAGATTAAGAAGGGTAATGTCGAGTACCCACAGGGACTCACTAACG AATGCCGTCACATCATCTCGCGCATGTTGGTCACGGATCCGAAGCAACGTGCCAGCTTGACGGAAATTATGAACCATCCTTGGATGAACAAGGGATTTAGCAACCCACCAGAAAACTATCTCCCCACCCGTGAGCCCGTGCAGCTTCCATTGGATTCCGATGTGGTTGACAAGATGACGGGATTTGACTTTGGATCGCCGGAGTACATTACGACGCAGCTCACCAAAGTTATCGAGTCGGAGGAGTACCAAAATGCTGTGAACAATTATCGCGAGCAGCCGCCCCCGAGTCTGCCGGAGAAGAAGCGGGGGATGTTCGATTTCTATAAGCGGCGAAACTCGGCCAGCAGAGATACTCTCTCAAATCCCTCTGCCGAGGCAGTGCAGCTTGGAAACGATCCATTGAACGCGTACAGTCCGTTATTGTCAGTGTACTATCTAGTCAAGGAGAAGATAGATAGAGAACGGGCCGAGACCAAACCCGGTGCTCTTGGCCTGCCACATGGAGCCGGTGACAGCATGCTGCAAATGCCGGACCTTCCGGCGCCAGAAGCGGCACACACCAACCAATATCAAGTACCCGGGGAGAATGATACTGGTCGGAGATCCCGTCCTAGGGCCAGGACCCACGGTGATGATGAACTTGGGGATGGTGTCAAGAATCTCAACCTTGGCCCGCAGTCTGGACAGGCAGCATCTGGCCAGCCTGGATCACAGCCAGGAACTCctgcgaagaaggaaagTACTGCTGCGGGCATCTTGAGACGGTTCAGCACGCGCCGGACCAAGGACCGCGGCCGCGATACGGAACGTCCTCAGTTCGGACACAGCCACACACCGTCGTTGAATGTCCAGCCACCTGCAGACTCGGCTTCTCCTCTTCACCGTGGATTCAGCATGAGGAGAGCTCGACGGGCGGATCCATCACCAACAAATTCTGGTGGCAGTCAAGCGCATAATGACCATCTCAAGGCACCCGGATCGGCAGAGCAGGCCTCGCGATCCAACAAGTTCTTGGAAAGATCCACCAGCGTCAGCTCCGCCGAGAACCGAGCGCGAAGGGTAGCCCGCCGTGGTGGTGACGCTGATACATTGGACTCTTCGGATGGGCGACAACCGCCTACAACCAGTGGATCGGACCATGTGGCGGTTAATGACACGGCAGGAAGGACGTCCCGAGCACCAACTCGCACTCATAGCACGCGTACGGTATCGCTTGGTCATGCTCGCCGTGAGAGTATACAGGCACGGAGAGCTAGACGGGAAGCTGCCCGGGAGTCCAATGTGCCAGAAGAGACGGATGCAGACATCTCCGGTGCTGGAACTGCGTTGGAAAGTGCCAACGAAGGAGAGGACCTGTCGAAGCCGGTCTACCTCAAAGGTCTCTTCAGTGTATCCACTACCAGCAGCAAGCCCCTGCCAGTCATCCGGGCGGATATCATTCGAGTCTTGAAACAGCTTTCTGTGAACTACCAGGAAATCAAGGGAGGATTCAGCTGTCGACATGCCCCAAGCATCGACCTCGACAAGGTGGTGGACGTCGGTCCCCCAAGTCCAGATCGCCAGGGACAGGTCTCAAACCACCGACGGCGCATCAGCCTTGGAGGACTCCTGAACCACGATGAGCGCACGCAACGTCGATCACAACAGCAAAATCCCCCAGACCGCAGTTTCGTCTCAAACTCCGAGTCCGACGAATACGTCACGCCCCGCAACCAAAACGTCGGCGAACGCGTGGTCGGCGAGACAACGACGCAAGTGCAGAGCGACACAGGCGAGAACATGATTTTGCGGTTCGAAATCCTCATCGTGAAAGTGCCGCTGTTCTCATTGCACGGCATTCAGTTCAAAAAGGTAGCCGGTGGGATGTGGCAGTATCGGGagatggcgaagaagatTTTGGATGCATTGAAGTTGTGA